Proteins from a single region of Ignavibacteriales bacterium:
- the fni gene encoding type 2 isopentenyl-diphosphate Delta-isomerase yields the protein MIYSPENISLRKKEHIELSLTDKVAFKEKSNGFDKYDFEHYAITEVDIKKIDFGTKFFHKKIKLPFLISCMTGGTPEAENINEKLAIAANSLQILLGVGSQRQALENKLYHKSYKVIRKHAPNIPILGNIGAAQVCGPKSVEQIKYLIDLIQADAFVVHVNPLQELLQKNGEPNFKNLLNMLDKICGKIDIPIIVKEVGSGISKRAAFDLLNVGVKGIDVAGAGGTSWAGVEILRSKENKNNIFWDWGLPTSYCLRTVNQLKSKNNFLLIGSGGIFNGFDIAKAMVLGADITASARIILQELDKNNIEGVEKLIAGWFDTVKKIMFLTGCSTVDQFKKQKLIKKEELY from the coding sequence ATGATTTATTCTCCGGAAAATATTTCGCTGAGAAAGAAAGAACACATCGAATTATCTTTAACAGATAAAGTTGCTTTTAAAGAAAAATCAAATGGATTTGATAAATACGATTTTGAGCATTATGCAATTACAGAAGTTGATATAAAAAAAATTGATTTCGGTACTAAATTCTTTCACAAGAAAATAAAGTTACCATTCTTAATTTCTTGCATGACCGGAGGAACTCCAGAAGCTGAAAATATTAATGAAAAATTAGCAATAGCGGCAAATAGTTTGCAAATCCTGCTGGGAGTTGGTAGTCAGAGGCAGGCATTAGAAAATAAACTTTATCATAAATCGTATAAAGTTATCAGAAAGCACGCACCCAACATTCCTATCCTTGGTAATATTGGAGCTGCACAGGTATGTGGTCCTAAATCGGTTGAGCAAATAAAATATTTAATTGATTTAATACAAGCTGATGCTTTTGTAGTTCATGTTAATCCTTTACAGGAATTACTACAAAAAAATGGAGAACCAAATTTCAAAAACTTGCTAAATATGTTAGATAAGATTTGCGGGAAAATTGATATTCCAATAATTGTCAAGGAAGTTGGATCAGGAATTAGTAAACGAGCAGCATTTGATTTATTGAATGTTGGAGTAAAAGGTATTGATGTTGCTGGAGCAGGTGGTACAAGTTGGGCTGGTGTGGAAATTCTTAGAAGTAAAGAAAACAAAAACAACATTTTTTGGGATTGGGGATTACCAACTTCCTATTGTTTAAGAACTGTAAACCAATTAAAATCAAAAAATAACTTTTTATTAATTGGTTCGGGTGGAATTTTTAATGGATTTGATATTGCCAAAGCAATGGTGTTAGGAGCCGACATAACTGCCTCCGCAAGAATCATTTTACAAGAGCTGGATAAAAATAATATTGAAGGTGTTGAAAAATTGATAGCTGGTTGGTTTGATACTGTTAAAAAAATCATGTTCCTAACTGGTTGTTCAACTGTCGATCAATTCAAAAAGCAAAAGCTGATAAAAAAAGAGGAGTTATATTGA